Part of the Sphingomonas morindae genome, TTGCATATGCGGAACCACAAGGCGGCCCGTCTGGCCGCGATGGCGCTGGCCGGCGCGGCGGCGGCGGCGATCGGCGGCGGCGCCGAGGCGGCGATCACGGTGGATGCCGCGCACACCATGTTCCGCCTCGATGGCGGCGGCGTCACCTATGCCTTTGGCGTGAACGCGGGCGGCATGGTGCAATCGGCCTATTGGGGCCCGCGCGTGCCGGACAGCGACAGCTTCCAGACGCTGATGCCCTATAAGATGGCGGATGTGGATCCGGCGGTATCGCTGGTGGCGCAGGAATATCCGGGCTGGGGGGGAATTTTGTACAGCGAGCCCGCGCTCAAGCTGCGCTATGCGGACGGCGTGCGCGATCTGGTGCTGCGCTATGCCGGCTATCGCCGCGATGGCGATGCGCTGCTGATCGAGCTGAAGGATATCAGCCGCCCGGTGAAGGTGACGCTGCGCTACACGATCGACGAGGCGACCGGCATTGTCGGCCGCTCGGCGCGGATCGTGAATGCGGGCAAAACCCCGATCCGCATCGACCAGGCCGCCGCCGCCGCCTTCACCCTGCCGATCGGCAACGACTATCGCCTCCATTATCTCACCGGCCGCTGGGCGGCCGAATGGACGCAGCAGGTGCGCCCGATCACCACCGGCAGCACCGTGCTGGAGAGCCGGCGCGGATCCACCAGCCACGCGGAGAATCCCTGGTTCGCGATCGATCGCGCGGGCCAGTCGAGCGAGGCGGCGGGGCCGGTCTGGTTCGGTGCGCTCGCCTGGAGCGGATCGTGGCGGATCAGCGTCGACCAGGACGTGCGCGGCGATGTGCGCGTGGTCGGCGGCTTCAACCCCTTTGATTTCGCCTATCCGCTCAAGGGCGGCGAGGCGCTGGACACGCCTGTCTTCTACGCCGGCTATAGCGATGCCGGCATGGGCGGCGCCTCGCGCCTGCTGCACCGCTTCGAAAAAGCGCAAATCCTGCCCGGCGCCCCGGCGATCAAGCCGCGCCCCGTGCTCTATAACAGCTGGGAGGCGACCGAGTTCGCGGTTGACGAAGCGGGCCAGATGGCGCTGGCCGAAAAGGCGGCGCGGATCGGCGTCGAGCGCTTCGTGATGGACGATGGCTGGTTCGGCGCGCGCAACGACGATCATGCCGGGCTCGGCGACTGGACCGTCAATCCCAAGAAATTCCCGAACGGGCTGAAGCCGCTGATCGACAAGGTCCATGGCCTGGGCATGGAGTTCGGGCTCTGGGTCGAGCCCGAGATGGTCAATCCCGACAGCGATCTCTATCGCAAGCATCCGGATTGGGTGATTTCCATGCCCGGCCGCCCGCGCAGCGAGGCGCGCAACCAATTGGTGCTCGATCTCGCCCGGCCGGTGGTGCGAGACTATGTGCTGAAGGTGATCGACGATCTCGTCACCCACAACGACATCCAGTTCCTCAAATGGGACCATAATCGCAGCTGGTCCGAACCCGGGCAGAACGGCGTCAGCGCTGACGAGCAACAGAAAATCTATGTGGATTATGTCCGCAACTTCTATTCCATCCTGGCCGAGTTGCGGCGCCGGCACCCGCGGCTGGAAATCGAAAGCTGCGCCAGCGGCGGCGGCCGCGTCGATCTCGGCGTGATGGCGCTCACCGATCAGGTCTGGACCTCGGACAATACCGATCCCTTCGATCGGCTGCGCATCCAGAGCGGCTTCACCCAGGCCTATACGCCGGCGGTGATGATGGCCTGGGTTACGGACGCCGCCAATTGGGCGAACAAGCGCGTCACCTCGCTCGACTATCGCTTCCTCGTCGCGATGCAGGGCGGCCTGGGCGTGGGCGCCAATCTCAACCATTGGTCCGATGCGGACTTCGCGACGGCGACGCGGATGATCGCGGCCTATAAGACGGTGCGGCAGACGGTCCAGCAGGGCGATCTCTACCGGCTGGAGCCGGTCGACAATCCCGCGGGGCGCACCGCCAGCGTCACCGTTTCCGCGGACAAGCGCCAGGCCGTGCTCTTCGCCTATCTCCATTCGAGCACCGAACTCAACATCCTGCCCGCGCTGCATCTCGCCGGGCTCGATCCGGCACGCCATTATCGGATGCGCACGCTTGCCGGGCCGGAGGGCGAGGCCGGCGAGGTGCATAGCGGCGCCTATTGGATGGGGATGGGCGTAAGCCTGCCGATGTTCGGCGATTTCCAGGCCACCGCCCGGGTCTTCGACGCGGTCGATTGAGCCGGGTTCGCGCGTCGCCGGGCGGGGAGGCCCTCCGGCGACGCGCGATCCTTGTTACAGGCCGAAGCGGACGCCGGCCTTGAAGTAGCGGCCGTAAATGCCCTCGCCACCCTGCACCGGATTATAGCCGTTGGCGCCATAGGTGATGGTGTCGATCGGCGGCAGGCGATCGGCGATGTTCTGCACCGTCGCGTAGAAGGTCGTCTTATCGGTGACCTTCACCTGCACGTTGAGATCGAAGGTGACATAGCTCTTCACCCGGCACGGCAGCGAGCCATCGTCCAGCCCGCAATCCTTGTAGCCCGTGCCCTGATCCATGGCGGACAGGTCATAGCCGTCGAAATAGTTCATCGTGCCGTTGATATCGAGCTTCTGCCAGAGCCGGACGCCGGCGGTGGCGGTGGCCTTCCACTTGGGCGTGCCCGAGCCCGCCGTCAGGTTGAAATTGCCGAGCGTGCCGTCGTACCGCTCCACCGAGCCATCCGGGAAGACCGTCTCCAGCTTCAGGATATAGCTCGCCTGGCCACTGAAATAGACGCCGACATTGGGCGAGAGGGTGCGGTTGGCGTCGAGCTGGAGGTCGATGCCCGAGGTCTTCAGCGTATTCGCGTTGATGAAGCCCGACTGGACGAAGGCGATGCGCGGGGTGGCGTTCGGGTGGTTCACGTCCGGCGCGTCGGCGATGACGGTGTATCCGGCCGGAATGGCTTCGCCGCTATAATAGGCCAGGATCGCCGGTGCGTTGTTGGCGGTGGTGATGACGTTGGTCTTGCGGATATTGTAATAGTCCGCCGAGACGGTGATCCCCCGCATCGGCGAATAGGACACGCCGCCCGTAAAGTTGCGCGACTTTTCCGGCTTGAGATTGGGGTTCGACAGCGAGGTCGCGCCATAGGTGGCGCCGGTCACGTATGTCGGGCAGCTGGTATAGGTCGCCAGCGAGCAGCCATATTGCGACAGGAAGCTGTCGGTGTAGATGTTCTTGGTGGCGCCGACATAGCCGGTGGTCGGGAAGGTGGCGCTGGATTCCCCGAAGGAGGGAATGCGGAAGCCGCGCGAGAACGTGCCCTTCAGCGCCAGATTCTTGATCGGCGTGACGATCACGCCCGCCTTGGGCGAGAAATTGTCGATGCCGTGCGGATATTTGTCGTAGCGGCCCGACAGGTTGGCGGTGAGGAACTTCAGCAGCGGCGCGTTCAGCTCGGCATAGGCCGAGTAGACGGTGCGATGGCCCTTGGTGGCGAAGCCGTTGAGCGTGAAGTAGCGCTGCGTGCCGCCATTGATGTCGGAATTGAGCGAGGGCGAATCCACCGCCTCGTACCGCACCGCGCCGCCGACCGCGAGCTGCAGCGGGCCGCCCGGCAGATCGATGATCTTGCCGGCGATGTTCGCATCGACCTGATCCAGATCCGAGGTCGAGACGGCGATCGCGTCCGGCGCGAGATAGTTGAGGACGGATTGCGGCGTCGCCGAGGGGTTGAGGAAATTGTAGCTGCCGTCCTTGATGACGTCGAGCAGGTGCTGGATGTAGACATAGCCCGTGCTGCGCCGGCGCAGATCCTCGTGCATCGCCGTCGCGTTGACGTTGTACGTCCAGTCGCCGATCAGCGTGCCGTGCGCGCCGATCGCGCCGCGATAGGCGCGGGTGCGCGTGTAATCGCGGTTGGTGACGTTGGGGAGCCGGCCGTCGATCAGAGCGGTCTGACCCTGGGCGGCGAAGGGGTTGTTCGGGTTGAGCGTGCCATTGGCCGCGGTGCAGGCGCCGACCGTGTTCGCCGGGCACACATAGACGGGCAGCTGCAGAACCGTGTTGTTGCCGTAGAAGGGGATGTTGGCGCGCGTGCTGTAGCGCGGGAAGTAGAAGCCCGCCGGCGCGTTGGCGTAGATGGTCGCCGGGTAGCCGGTCACCTCGGTGTTGGTCTGGAGGAAATTGAACTCGGCGAAGACTTCGCCCGTGTCGCCATAGCGGGCGGTGCCGCGCGCGGTGGCGCCATAGCGCCGGATCTTCGGCGCGATCAGCCCATATTCATTGGTATAATCCTGCGGGCAGACGGTGGTAGGCGCGCTCGGATTGGCCGCGAGTTCGTCCGCGGTCAGGCTATAGCCCGGGACGCCCTGGCATCCCGCGAGCTGCTGGTAGCGGGCGCCATCCACACGGGCTCCCGTCGCCGCATCGGCCGGCGCGACGATGAAGGGCGTCGATGGCGTGGTCAGGTTGAAGCCGGTATAGGCGCCGTTCCGGTCAAGGCCGTTGGCCACGCTCGATCCGGGCGTGCCGCAGGTGCCGTTATAGCAGACATTGCTGAAGTTGTTGCTGCTATAGGGGTAGGGGCGATCCTTGTTGTAGAGCGGGTTCTGCTGATAGTAGAAGCCGCTGAAATAGGCATTATAGCCCTTGTCATCGAGATCGCCGATGCCGACGGTGCCGGACAGACGATATTGCGAGGCATCGCCCCGGCTCGACACGCCGCCTTCGGCGCGCCCCGAAAAGCCCTTGAAATTCTTCTTGGTGATGATGTTGACCACGCCGGCGATCGCATCGGCGCCATAGGTGGCGGAGGCGCCGTCCTGCAGCACGTCGATCCGCTCCACCACATCGTCGGGAATGGTGTTGAGATCGACGAAGTTGCGCGTGCCGTCGTCGGCCAGCGGGTAATAGGCGGCGCGCATGCCATCGATCAGTACGAGCGTCGAATTGGTGGTGAGGCCGCGCAGCGACACCGCCGACGCGCCCGACGCGAACGCGCCATTGGCGGTGAAGCTGTTGGTCAGCGCGGGGCCGTTATTGGCGGCGATCCGCTGAATGCCTTCCTGAATCGTGCTGATGCCGCGCGCGTCGAGATTTTCGGCGGTCACCTGCACTACGGGCGAAGGGTTGCTGAGCTGGGGATTACGGAAAAGCGTGCCGGTGACGATGATCGCACCGGAATCGGATGCACCCTGAGGTGTCGGCGCTTCCGCATTCGGAGTGATTGTCGGTTGGTTCTGCGCGAGTGCGGGCGCCGATGCGGCGACGAGAATGGCGGAGGCAAGCAGATGCGATCGCTTTGACAGCGGCATAAAGTCAGTCCCCTGATTATCTCAATTTTTTCGAATGCGCGTCGGCGAACACTCGCTCGGATCCGACGGCCCTCTAGAAGTCGAGGCTATGCGCCTCCGTTGCAGACGCAATCTGGAAACGTTCGGCCTCCTTAATTTGGCACAAACTGTTGCAGAAGGGCGACAGGTTGGAAGATCGGGCCCCCGGCCTCGGTCCGGCCGGGACATACAAGTGGATGGTATTGCTGCCGATTTTAGTCCCCGCGCGTTGTGCGGCGACCTTGAGATTGGCGTGGAGCAAGCCTGTCGTGAGCAACGGACCGGATCCGATCAATCGCCGTGGCCTGTTCCAGGTCGCAGGGATGGGCGCGGCGGGGCTGCTCGTCGCGGGGCGCGCGGCGGTGGCGGGGCCCGGCCGCTATGCGCCGCCCGATCCGGTGGATACGGGCCATGTCGAAAATGGGCGGGTGCGGTTTCCGGCCTGGCGCGCGCCGGCCGACACGCCGTCCGATCCGCCGCCCGCGCCCTTGCCGCCCGAGCAGCGTGTCGGCTTCGCCATCGTCGGTCTGGGCCGGCTGGCGCTGGAGGAGATCCTGCCGGCTTTCGCCGAAAGCCTGAAGGCGAAGCCGGTCGCGCTGGTTTCGGGATCGCCGGAAAAGCTGCGCGCCGTCGCCGCTCAATATGGCATAGCGGCGGATCATTGCCTCGATTATGCGGGCTTCGATCGGATCAGGGACCTGCCCGAGGTCAAGGTCGTCTATATCGTCCTGCCCAACGCCATGCATCGCGAATATTGCGAACGCGCGGCGCGAGCCGGCAAGCATGTCCTCACCGAAAAGCCGATGACGGTCAGCGCCGCCGACGGCGAGGCGATGGTGGCCGCCTGCAAGGCCGCCAATGTCCATCTGATGGTGGCCTATCGCATCCAATATGAGCGCTACAACAACCGCGCCCATGCGCTTGTGCGCGGCGGCACGCTCGGCCGGCTGGTCGGCTTCCACGGCGTCAACACGCAGACGACCGCCGCCGATGGCGCGCACCAGTGGCGCCATAAAAAGGCCATGGCGGGCGGCGGATCGCTGTTCGATATCGGCCTTTACTGCCTCAACACGGCGCGCTTCCTGACCGGCGAGGAGCCGATCGAGATTTTCGCCACCACCTATGCGCCGCCGGGCGATCCGCGCTACGCCGAGGTGGAGGAGACCGTCTCCTTCACGCTGCGCTTCCCCTCCAACACAATCGCGACGGGCTTTTGCAGCTATGGCGCGCGCGACGACAAATATCAGCGTTTGTCGCTGGAGCAGGCCGCGATCGACATGCCCAACGCCTATCAATATCAGGGCCAGCGCCTCACCCTGATCGGCCGCGAGGACGACGCCACCGCCGAGACGGCGCTGCGGCTCACGCCCAAGAACCAGTTCGCCGCCGAGATCGACCATATGGCGGAGTGCGTGCTCACCAATCGCCGGCCCTATACGCCCGGCGAGGAAGGCGTGCAGGATCACCGGCTGATGGAGGCGATCTACGAAAGCGCGCGCACGGGCCGCCCGGTGCATCGGCCGCCGGTGCCCGGCCGCGATGCCTTTCGCGGGCCGCCGCCCGATCCGCAGGGCTGAACGGCCAGCGCTTCAGCGCGCCAGCCAGCCGCCGTCCACCGCCAGTACATGCCCCTGCACATAGGCGGCGGCGGGTGAGGCGAGGAAGACGGCGGCGGCGCCGATATCCTCGGGCGCGCCCCAGCGGCCCGCCGGGATCCGCTCCAGGATCTGGCGATTGCGCGTGGCATCCGCCTGCAATTGGGCGGTGTTGTTGGTGGCGATGTAACCGGGTGCGATGGCGTTCACCGTCAGCCCCTTGCCCGCCCATTCATTGGCCAGCAGCCGGGTGAGGCCGGCGACGCCGGACTTTGCGGCGGTGTAGCTCGGCACCCGGATGCCGCCCTGGAAGGACAGCATCGAGGCGATGTTGATGATCCGGCCGCTGCCCTGCGCGATCATGTGGCGCCCGGCCGCCTGGCAGAGGAAGAAGAGCGACTTCAGATTGGTGTCGATCACCGCGTCCCAATCCGCCTCGGTGAAATCCACCGCGTCGGCGCGCCGGATGATGCCGGCGTTGTTCACCAGAATGTCCAGCCGCCCGAGCGCGGCGAGCGTCTCGGAGACGATGCGGGGCACCGGCTCGATCGATCCGAGATCGGCGGGGATCAGCGCGATCCGGCGGCCCAGCGCGCGCACCTTGTCGGCGGTCGCCTCGGCCGGGGTGCGCCCCACTGCCGCGATATCCGCGCCGGCCTCGGCGAGAGCTACCGCGATGGCCTGGCCGATGCCGGTGTTGGCGCCCGTCACCACCGCCACTTGTCCGCTCAGATCAAATGCATGGCGCACGGCCGGCCTCCTCAATAATCGACATAATAGTCCTTGGCGAAGGGCTGGCCGGCAAAGGCGCGCTTCATCGTCCAGGGCTGCGCGGGGCTCGTCCAGTAGCTGTCGTCCGCCGGCCGGCCGAGCGCGAGAAAGCTGAGCGCCGCCAGATACATGCTGCCTGCGTTGGAATACCAGTCGCCCAGGCTTGGCTGGTGGCCGGCAAAGCCGATGGTGAGGAAGCCGTCCGGCCCGAAATTGCTCGGATGCGAGAAGATGGCGCGCTGCGCCGCGAGCGTCGCGGCGCGCGCCTGGCCTTCGGGCAGGGCGGGCGGCAGCGCCTTGCGCCAGGCGAGCAGCCCGATCGGCTGGAACACCGCCGTGCGATAGGTGAGCGAGCGTCCGATCGGCGGATAGCTGCCCTCGGGCCCGATCAGCCGCTCCAGCGACGTGGCATAACGCTGCATCCGCTTCATCGCCTGGGGCAGCAGCGCCGGCGCATCGAGGCTGTTGAACGCCGCCTTGGTGGCGACGAGCACCTCGAGGATCTCGACCATCATCGGGTGCATCACATAGGCGCCGTAATAGTCGAAATGGAAATGCGGCCCATCGGCATACCAGCCATCGCCCACATACCATTCATTGACCTTGCGGATGGCGAGGTCGATCCGCATCGGATCCCACTCCTCGCCGATCGAGAGCAGGAAGGCCTCGTTCATCGCGGCGAACAGCAGCCAATTCTGATAGGGCGGGGAGATGGCGCGCAGCCCCTTGATCTCCTTCACGATGCGCGCCTTGGTGCGGGTGTCGAGCGGCTCCCACAAGGCCTTGGGCGCGCGGATCAGCGCATTGGTGAAATAGGCGGAATCGACCAGCGCCTGGCCGGCGCCGGTCCAGCGGAGATAGTCCGGGCTCGCCGGGTCGACGGCATGGGCATAGCTGGCGAGCGCCTGTTCGGCGAAGCGCGCCCGCAGCCGGCCCTCGGCGTCGTCGCTCGCCGGCAGCGCCAGCCAGGGCGCCATCCCGGCGATCAGCCGCCCGAAACATTCGAGATAGGCGACATCGACCGGGCGGCCATCCCAGGTCGGGCTTAGCTCGGGCTCGAACCGCGCCTTGAGCTGGCCCTCGGCCATGGCGCCCAGCACCGGGCCGGCCATGCGCGCGAGCAGATCGACCATGTAGCGCCGGTCCGCCCCCGGGGCTGTGGCCGGTGCCGCAGAGCGCGCGGCGGCGGGATCGGCAGCCAGCGCGGCGCCGGCGGCGGCGCCCGCCCCCAGAAAGGCGCGGCGATCGAGCGGCGGGACGGGGGACGCCATGTCAGTTCGCCTCCTTGGGCGGGGTGAAATCCAGCCGGGCGTCGGCGACGTAGCGATCCCAATCGGCGCGGGTGCGGATGCCGCCCTCGCCCAGGCTCCACGCCGATCCCGAATAATAGACAAAGGGCCGGCCGGGCGTGACGCGCAGCAGCACCAGATGATTATCGGCATCGTCGCGGATATCGGCGATCATCGCCGGATCGACCCGCAGCGCGATCGCCATGCGGCCATGATCGCCCGTTTCCGGGCCCCACCAGCTGAGCACGCCGCGCGCGCGATCCACCGTCAGCGCGCCGTCCGTATCGGCGAGCGTGGTGCGCTTGCCGATGCCGATACCGATCAGCAGCGGCCCCGGCGTATCGGCGGTGATGGTGGAGACCATGCGGGTGAAGGCGGTGCCGAGCGGCAGGGTGAAGCGCCGCGTCTCCGATACGGCATGGCCGACACCAACCGGCCAGGGCGCGTAGCGCACCTCGAAATCGGCGACATCGGGTCCGTTCTTGAAGATGCGGAACTGCGCATAGTTGCGCGAGGTCCACAGCTTATTGTCCTGCCACACGCCCAGCCCGCCGGCGCCGCGCGCCGTGCCGACATTGTAGAAATCGAGCCCCTCGCCATGATAGGCGTGCTGGTCGCCGGTGCGGAGCTGGCGATCGGCAAACGCCCAGGGCACATTCTTGCCCCAGCTGTCCACGCCCGAGCCGGAGGGCGGCTCGGCCGCTTCGAGCGCACGGCCATAGATACGGTGCGCGGTGCGATCATTCTCCCAGAGCAGATCGTCGTAGCGATAGGGGGCGAGCACCACCGTCGCGCGCGGGCGGCGATCGGTGGGCGCCGGCAGCGGCTTGGCGATGGGCGGCAGCACCGGCGCGGGAGCCGGCGCGGCCCCCGTCAGCAGCAGCGCGGCAAACGCGGCGGCGCGCGATCCGAACCGGCTCATTGCACGATCACCGAAGCGGTGGCGGTGGCGGGGCGCGCCTTCTCCACCATCGTGCCGGCATCGGCGAAGGGGCGCAGCGTGAAGCCCCAGCTGCGCGGCTGGAGCGGGATGCGATAGCGCGGCAGGGGCCGCCCGGTCTCGTCCCATTGCGTGTCGCCGCCCACGCCGGCCTGTACCGCATCGATCATCAGCGAAACCTCCTGATGGGGAAAAATGTCGGAGCTGCGCCGCGTGCCGGGCGCGCGGCGCGAGAGATCGTCATAGGGAAAGGCCAGCGCGTTGACGGAGAGGGGCGCATCGCCCTCGACGCGCACGCCGCCGGCCGCGCCCTGGCGCGAAAGCTCGAGCCAGCGCACATCCACCTTGTTGCCCGTCTCCTGCGGCCGCATGTAATCATGGTTCTGATCCGCGATGCGGCCGCGCCACAGCGCGATCGGCGCGCCCGTCTTGCGGTCCGCATAGCTTTCATGCGGTCCGCGCCCATACCATTCGAGCGTGTCGAAGCTGTCCGGCGCGGTGAAGGCGAGGCCGATGCGCAGCGGATCGGGCAGATCGGACCGGAGCGGCGTGAACTGCCCCGTCACCGCCACGCTGCCATCGGCCGCCATGGCGTAGCGGCTGACGAAATCGGCCACGCCGTCACCCAGCGTGTAATGGATGGTCACCTGCGCGCCACCGGGGGTGCGCAGCGTGTCGATGCCCGTCACGCGCCGCACGCTGCTCGCCTCGCGCCATGGCTTGTGGCTGCGCTCCACATCGGTGCCGACATCATTGTCGGTGAGCGCGCGGTAGAAATTAGGCGCGCCGCCGCGCAGCAGCAGCCGGCCCCCGGCGGCATAGCGCACCACCAGACCGGTCGTGCGGTCGATCACCAGCTCGGCATCGCCCGCCGCGAGCCGGATCGCGGTGCGATCCGCGCCCAGCGCCACCGTGCCGCCCGGGGCGGATCGGGGGGCGGGGGTGGCCGCCGCGAGCGGGAATTGCTCCCAGCCGATCACCTGGCCGGCCGCCACCGCCGGGATCGTGCCCGCCTTGGCGGTGGCGACAATCGTGACGAAATATTCGGCGCCGGCCCGGCGCGGCACGCCCGCGAGCGGCAGTGTCACCGCCACGCGCCCGCGCGCCGGTGCGACCGCGGGCGGCAGCGCGCCCGAGGCGATCTCCACGCCATTCTCGGCCACCGACCAGCGGAAGGCATAGCCGGAAAGATCGAGGAAATCCTGGCGGTTGAGAATGGTGACCCGGCCGCTTGCGGGATCGAAGCCCTCGAACTGCACCGGCGCATAGACTTTGCGCAGCTCGAACAGCTGCGGATTGGGGGTGCGATCGGACTGGAGCAGGCCGTCGCCGAATTCGAGATCTCCGCCGGGATTGGCGCCATATTCGCCCCCCATGCCCCAATAGCGGCGTCCGTCCTTGGTGGTGCGGTACATGGACTGGTCCACCCAATCCCAAACAAAGCCGCCTTGCAGCTTCTCGGGATGCGCATAGATGACATCCCAATAGTCCTTCAGATCGCCGCCGGAATTGCCCATCATATGGGCGTATTCGCATTCGATCAGCGGCTGCTTGTAATCCCAGTTCTCGGCATAGTCCTTCAGCTTGGCGGCGCTGTCGTACATCGGCGCATAGATGTCCGCGAAGTCGTTGGGGCGATGGACATGCTGATCGGCCCAGGTGCTCCAGCCGAGATAGCTGATGAGCCGGTCGGGATCGCGGCCGCGCGCGGCGTCGGCGGCGGCGCGGAAGTTCGGCCCGATCCCCGCCTCGTTGCCCAGCGACCAGAACAGGATGGACGGATGATTCTTGTCGCGCTCCACCATGTTGCGCACGCGGCTCACATGCGCCTCGCGCCAGGCGGGATCGAAGCCGAGCTGGTAGCGCGCCCGTTCGTCCGGGTGGCGATTGCCCGCCTCGGCATAGGCGTGATCCTCGATATCGGCCTCGTCCATCACATAGAGGCCATAGCGATCGGCCAGTTCGTACAGGCGCGGATCATTGGGATAGTGGGAGGTGCGGATCGCGTTGATGTTGTTCTGCTTCATCAGCTGGATGTCGCGCTCCATCGACTCCAGCGAGAGGACGTGGAAGGTCTCCGGATCATGTTCGTGGCGATTGACGCCGCGGATCGTGATCGGCCGGCCATTGACGGTCACCTGGCCGTTGCGCAGCGCCACCGTGCGGAAGCCGATGCGGCTATAGGTGGATTGCACGATCCGCCCCTTGGCGTCGTACAGTTCCACCAGCAGCATGTAGAGATTAGGCGTCTCGGCCGTCCAGGGGCGGATGTTCGGAATGGTGCCGCGCAGCGTCACCTGGCGCTCGGCCTCGCCGGGCGGGACGGGGGCGGACAGGCTGAGCATCGGGCGGTCCCCATCGAGCAGCACCAGCCTGGCGGTGGTGGCGCGGGACGCGGGCGTGATGGCATATTCCACCGCGAGCGTGCCGTCGCGAAACTGCGGATCGAGCCCGGCATGGACGAAGAAATCGCGGATCCGCGTCTTGGGCGCCGCCATCAGGAAGACTTCGCGCTCGATCCCGGAGACGCGCCAGAAATCCTGATCCTCCAGATAGCTGCCGTCCGACCAGCGATAGACCTGGATGGCGATGACGTTGCGTCCCGGATGGACGAAGCGCGTCACGTCGAATTCGGAGGGGAGCTTGCTATCCTCGGAATAGCCGACCTTCTCGCCATTCACCCACACATAATAGGCCGATCCCGCCGCGCCGATGTGGAGGATCACGTCCGAACCCGTCCAGCCCGCCGGCACGTCGACATCGCGGCGATAGGAGCCCACCGGGTCGGTGGCATGGGGAATGAGCGGGCGATTGGCGGGAAAGGGATAGGTGATGTTGTTGTAGCGGGCCTGGTCATAGCCCTGGGCCTGCCAGTCCGCCGGCACGGGAATGTCCTTCCAACCCGACACGTCATAGTCCGGGCGCTCGAAGCCGGTCGGCAGATGATCCGCGTCCGGCGAAAAGGAAAAGCGCCACGGCCCGTTGAGCAGCAGGAAGCGGTCGCTGTGGGTGCGATGCCCGGCGATTGCCTTGGCCTGGCTCTCGAAAGGGAAGCCGGTGGCGCGGGCCGGCGCCTTGCCGCGCGCGAAGATGGCGGGATTTTCCCAGTCCGGCCGATCGGCCGCGCTTTGCGGCTGGATCGGCGGCACGGGCGCGTTCTGCGCCTGCACGGCGCCTGCGCTTAGGATCAGCGACATCGCGACCAGCTGCTTGACAGACCCCACGGACAAGCCCTCCCTCCTGTCGTATAAATTTTTGGCCATTCTACGCGCGGCCAGTTTCCATCCGCTAGCCCGCACGGCTTTTGATCGACTTGCGGGGGCGCGGCTGGTAGGAAAGGGATAGAGCCAGGGTATTGGTAATACAAGCTCTGTGAGACGACCATGAACAAGGATCGCATCGCGGTGTCGGGAAGCTCGGTTTCGCTGTCGGACACGCTGTTCAGGAAGCTCGAGCAGCGGATCATATCGGGCGATATGCCGCCCGGCTCGCGCTTCCCCACCCAGCGCGAAATCTGCGCCGACGAACAGGTCAGCCGCACCGTGGTGCGCGAGGCGGTGGCGCGGCTGGCGGCGCAGGGGCTCGTCACCTCGCGCCAGGGCTCGGGCGTGTTCGTCGCCGAAACCGCGCGCTACCGTGCCTTCCAGGTGACGCGGGACGAACTCCATGCGCTCGCCGACGTGATAAAGCTGCTCGAGATGCGGCTCGCGATCGAGGCGGAAATGGCCGCGCTCGCGGCGGCGCGCCGCACCACCGCGGATATCGGCGCCATTCGCGAGGCCTTGCGGCGCATGGCGGAAGTGGAGGGCGATCCCGAAGCGGCCGCCCGCGCCGACGCCGCCTTCCACCTCGCGATCGCGCGCGCCACGCAGAATGATTATTATGTCCGCATCGTCGATTTCCTCGGCGTGCGCCTGGTGCCGCCGCGCAATCTCTATCTGCGCGACGGCTCCGGGCCGGATCATGTGGCCTATGTCGCCAAGGTGCGCGCCGAGCATGAGGCGGTGCTCGATGCGATCGTGCGCATGGACCCGCCCCGCGCCCGCGATGCGGCGCGCCACCATATGCAGGAAAGCCTCA contains:
- a CDS encoding Gfo/Idh/MocA family protein — protein: MSNGPDPINRRGLFQVAGMGAAGLLVAGRAAVAGPGRYAPPDPVDTGHVENGRVRFPAWRAPADTPSDPPPAPLPPEQRVGFAIVGLGRLALEEILPAFAESLKAKPVALVSGSPEKLRAVAAQYGIAADHCLDYAGFDRIRDLPEVKVVYIVLPNAMHREYCERAARAGKHVLTEKPMTVSAADGEAMVAACKAANVHLMVAYRIQYERYNNRAHALVRGGTLGRLVGFHGVNTQTTAADGAHQWRHKKAMAGGGSLFDIGLYCLNTARFLTGEEPIEIFATTYAPPGDPRYAEVEETVSFTLRFPSNTIATGFCSYGARDDKYQRLSLEQAAIDMPNAYQYQGQRLTLIGREDDATAETALRLTPKNQFAAEIDHMAECVLTNRRPYTPGEEGVQDHRLMEAIYESARTGRPVHRPPVPGRDAFRGPPPDPQG
- a CDS encoding DUF2264 domain-containing protein: MASPVPPLDRRAFLGAGAAAGAALAADPAAARSAAPATAPGADRRYMVDLLARMAGPVLGAMAEGQLKARFEPELSPTWDGRPVDVAYLECFGRLIAGMAPWLALPASDDAEGRLRARFAEQALASYAHAVDPASPDYLRWTGAGQALVDSAYFTNALIRAPKALWEPLDTRTKARIVKEIKGLRAISPPYQNWLLFAAMNEAFLLSIGEEWDPMRIDLAIRKVNEWYVGDGWYADGPHFHFDYYGAYVMHPMMVEILEVLVATKAAFNSLDAPALLPQAMKRMQRYATSLERLIGPEGSYPPIGRSLTYRTAVFQPIGLLAWRKALPPALPEGQARAATLAAQRAIFSHPSNFGPDGFLTIGFAGHQPSLGDWYSNAGSMYLAALSFLALGRPADDSYWTSPAQPWTMKRAFAGQPFAKDYYVDY
- the kduD gene encoding 2-dehydro-3-deoxy-D-gluconate 5-dehydrogenase KduD; the encoded protein is MRHAFDLSGQVAVVTGANTGIGQAIAVALAEAGADIAAVGRTPAEATADKVRALGRRIALIPADLGSIEPVPRIVSETLAALGRLDILVNNAGIIRRADAVDFTEADWDAVIDTNLKSLFFLCQAAGRHMIAQGSGRIINIASMLSFQGGIRVPSYTAAKSGVAGLTRLLANEWAGKGLTVNAIAPGYIATNNTAQLQADATRNRQILERIPAGRWGAPEDIGAAAVFLASPAAAYVQGHVLAVDGGWLAR
- a CDS encoding DUF4861 family protein, encoding MSRFGSRAAAFAALLLTGAAPAPAPVLPPIAKPLPAPTDRRPRATVVLAPYRYDDLLWENDRTAHRIYGRALEAAEPPSGSGVDSWGKNVPWAFADRQLRTGDQHAYHGEGLDFYNVGTARGAGGLGVWQDNKLWTSRNYAQFRIFKNGPDVADFEVRYAPWPVGVGHAVSETRRFTLPLGTAFTRMVSTITADTPGPLLIGIGIGKRTTLADTDGALTVDRARGVLSWWGPETGDHGRMAIALRVDPAMIADIRDDADNHLVLLRVTPGRPFVYYSGSAWSLGEGGIRTRADWDRYVADARLDFTPPKEAN